A genome region from Thermococcus gorgonarius includes the following:
- a CDS encoding AAA family ATPase, giving the protein MYFDTRPKRKKEDLYDREKELSEFERSLKSGNPLTVITGIRRLGKTSLLLVGLNELELPHILVDFRGVNPNSRMDVYKRIESAINAFFRENRGIWEEVKENLKNISGLRVLGFGVSFSWKEEKTDLIALFRELEKYNVVLAFDEVQYLRGPVGSEFAGLIAHLYDYSELRMVMTGSEVGLLHDYLGVDDPEAPLYGRYFHEVSLSRFTPEQSRDFLIKGFEQVGISPPESLIETAVERLDGIVGWLVLFGRKAVEKGPSEGLIDEVFEEAKALAMSEFENFLAKRIAAKDRYIEIMRAVASGKRTWDGIKEHLERKDGKTIADSVLARLLKGLVDSSFLEKRTEGRNVYYVIPDPILEACFK; this is encoded by the coding sequence ATGTACTTCGATACCCGCCCGAAGAGAAAAAAGGAGGATCTGTACGACAGGGAAAAAGAACTGAGCGAATTTGAAAGGTCTCTGAAGTCTGGAAATCCCCTAACTGTCATCACAGGGATAAGAAGACTCGGAAAGACCTCCCTTCTCCTCGTCGGCCTAAACGAACTTGAACTTCCCCATATTCTCGTTGACTTTAGAGGGGTAAACCCGAACTCCCGTATGGACGTCTACAAGAGAATAGAGAGCGCTATCAACGCGTTTTTCCGCGAGAACAGGGGTATCTGGGAGGAAGTCAAAGAAAATCTCAAAAACATCTCCGGCCTGAGAGTTCTCGGATTCGGGGTAAGCTTCTCTTGGAAGGAGGAAAAGACCGACCTAATAGCCCTCTTCAGAGAGCTGGAGAAATACAACGTCGTCTTGGCCTTTGACGAGGTTCAGTACCTCAGGGGGCCGGTTGGAAGTGAGTTCGCTGGTTTAATAGCCCATCTCTACGACTACTCCGAGCTAAGAATGGTGATGACAGGGTCGGAGGTTGGCCTTCTCCACGACTACCTGGGCGTTGATGATCCAGAAGCACCACTGTACGGACGGTACTTCCACGAGGTAAGCCTCTCCCGCTTTACCCCAGAGCAGAGCAGGGATTTTCTGATTAAGGGCTTCGAGCAAGTGGGCATAAGCCCGCCGGAAAGTCTCATAGAGACGGCAGTTGAAAGGCTCGATGGAATAGTCGGCTGGCTCGTCCTCTTCGGGAGGAAAGCGGTGGAAAAAGGCCCCTCTGAGGGACTCATAGATGAAGTCTTTGAGGAGGCAAAGGCGCTCGCGATGAGTGAGTTCGAGAACTTTTTAGCGAAGAGAATAGCGGCTAAGGATCGGTACATCGAAATAATGAGGGCTGTAGCGAGCGGAAAGAGAACGTGGGACGGAATAAAAGAGCATCTGGAACGAAAGGATGGAAAAACAATAGCGGACAGCGTTTTAGCGAGGCTTCTTAAGGGACTTGTTGATTCCTCTTTCCTTGAAAAAAGAACTGAGGGCAGGAACGTTTACTACGTGATTCCTGACCCGATATTAGAGGCGTGCTTTAAGTAG
- a CDS encoding helix-turn-helix domain-containing protein, which yields MEDALRILARSLKFFELGETEIRIYSLLQRESLTPRQIAKALGLSERIVREKLKHLLELGLIERTLVNRGWLGYVYHAKAPQKALKELLSRIESTLKALENEVQTNLKG from the coding sequence ATGGAAGACGCCCTCCGGATCCTCGCGAGAAGTTTGAAATTCTTTGAACTTGGAGAAACGGAAATCAGGATTTACTCCCTTCTTCAGCGGGAGTCACTGACGCCAAGGCAGATTGCAAAAGCTTTAGGCCTGTCGGAGAGAATCGTCAGGGAGAAGCTGAAGCACCTCCTCGAGCTGGGTCTGATTGAGAGAACGCTCGTGAACAGGGGGTGGCTGGGCTACGTTTACCACGCCAAGGCTCCCCAGAAGGCCCTTAAGGAGCTTTTAAGCCGCATTGAGTCCACGCTAAAGGCGCTGGAGAACGAGGTTCAAACGAATCTGAAAGGATAA
- a CDS encoding UbiA prenyltransferase family protein — MASVSAVIKNLRPFEGRAYVALIGLALLMNLRETEQDELITALIAGVLFVWYAFSINNCFDVDTDSLNPLKTRKNPVASGELTLKEGLALSALLAMAGMALAFTLNREAFAVYTVMTALATIYSAPPRLKARPVVDVLSHGLFFGGLPFLYGALVDGSLSQTEVWIATAITFYSFALELRNHLGDYESDLKAGLRTTPVVIGKGKSEALVDIFSLIAIGIVLYTLTPPMAVVSSLVMVKRGLGIDSRTAHRAFDAAMTVVLLLAGGSS; from the coding sequence ATGGCATCGGTTTCAGCTGTAATTAAGAACCTCAGGCCTTTCGAGGGAAGGGCCTACGTTGCCCTAATAGGACTGGCCCTGCTGATGAATCTCCGGGAGACCGAGCAAGATGAATTGATAACGGCGCTTATAGCGGGTGTTCTCTTCGTGTGGTACGCGTTCTCGATAAACAACTGCTTTGACGTCGATACGGACTCTCTAAACCCTCTTAAGACCCGTAAGAACCCTGTAGCGTCCGGAGAGCTGACGTTGAAGGAGGGACTGGCACTGTCGGCTCTCCTCGCAATGGCTGGAATGGCTCTCGCATTTACCCTCAACCGCGAGGCCTTTGCGGTTTACACTGTCATGACGGCCCTGGCGACCATCTACTCCGCCCCGCCGAGGCTGAAGGCGAGGCCTGTTGTCGATGTCCTCTCCCACGGGCTTTTCTTCGGCGGACTGCCATTCCTGTACGGTGCGCTGGTCGATGGGAGCCTTTCGCAAACCGAAGTATGGATTGCAACTGCCATAACATTCTACTCGTTCGCACTTGAGCTGAGGAACCACCTTGGGGACTATGAGAGCGATCTAAAAGCCGGACTCAGGACAACGCCCGTGGTAATCGGTAAGGGAAAGAGCGAGGCTCTCGTGGATATCTTCTCGCTCATCGCCATTGGAATCGTCCTCTACACCCTCACCCCACCCATGGCCGTTGTCTCATCCCTAGTGATGGTCAAGAGGGGCCTGGGTATTGACTCCAGAACTGCACACCGTGCCTTTGATGCGGCAATGACCGTAGTGCTCCTTCTGGCGGGGGGAAGTTCATGA
- a CDS encoding glycosyltransferase family 4 protein → MRIALVSDWYYPKVGGVASHMHHLAVHLRKRGHEVAIVTNNLKTGKEEELEELGIELVKVPGAVSPIIGINITYSLKSNLELGEFLRDFEVVHAHHAFTPLSLKAVKAGRNLGKATLLTTHSISFSHESSLWKALGLTFPLFSHYLSFPHEIIAVSNAAKAFIEHFTSVPVRVIPNGVDDEVFRPLSQKEKERVKEELGIEGRVVLYVSRMSFRKGPHVLLNAFQNLAKEVDDVTLVMVGSGEMLPFLKAQAKFLGIEDRVIFTGYVPGNTLPKLFGMADVFVLPSTTAEAFGIVILEAMASGIPVVATNVGGIPEVVKESGSGLLVPPGDELALKEAIQAILDDEKLAEELGRAGRKAVERKYSWKVVASEIESAYNNVLATLE, encoded by the coding sequence ATGAGGATAGCCCTCGTCAGCGACTGGTACTATCCAAAGGTGGGTGGAGTGGCCAGCCACATGCACCACCTCGCGGTTCACCTTCGAAAGAGGGGCCATGAGGTTGCCATAGTCACGAACAACCTCAAGACCGGAAAGGAGGAGGAGCTTGAGGAACTGGGAATTGAACTCGTTAAAGTTCCCGGAGCGGTAAGCCCGATAATCGGCATAAACATCACCTACAGCCTGAAGTCCAACCTTGAGCTTGGGGAGTTCCTCAGGGACTTTGAGGTAGTTCATGCCCATCACGCCTTCACCCCGCTGTCGCTGAAAGCTGTGAAGGCCGGACGGAACCTCGGAAAGGCTACCCTATTGACGACCCACAGCATCTCATTCTCCCACGAATCGTCCCTCTGGAAGGCCCTGGGCTTAACCTTTCCCCTGTTCAGCCATTACCTGAGCTTTCCCCACGAGATAATAGCGGTCAGCAACGCCGCCAAGGCCTTCATAGAACACTTTACCAGCGTCCCCGTCAGGGTAATCCCAAACGGTGTTGACGACGAGGTCTTCAGGCCACTCAGCCAAAAGGAAAAGGAGCGCGTGAAGGAAGAGCTCGGGATAGAAGGGCGCGTTGTTTTGTACGTCAGCAGGATGTCGTTCAGAAAGGGTCCCCACGTCCTCCTCAACGCCTTCCAGAACCTTGCCAAGGAGGTTGATGACGTAACCCTTGTAATGGTAGGCTCGGGCGAGATGCTGCCCTTCCTGAAGGCGCAGGCGAAGTTCTTAGGAATTGAAGACAGGGTCATCTTTACCGGCTACGTGCCCGGGAATACTCTTCCCAAGCTTTTCGGGATGGCGGACGTCTTTGTACTTCCTTCCACAACGGCAGAGGCCTTTGGCATAGTCATCCTCGAAGCCATGGCCTCGGGGATTCCAGTGGTGGCCACCAACGTTGGCGGGATTCCAGAGGTCGTTAAGGAGAGCGGAAGCGGTCTTTTGGTTCCGCCTGGTGACGAGCTGGCCCTTAAAGAGGCCATTCAGGCCATTCTGGATGATGAAAAGCTAGCAGAGGAACTCGGAAGGGCCGGGAGAAAGGCCGTCGAAAGGAAATACTCCTGGAAAGTCGTTGCCTCTGAGATAGAGAGTGCTTATAATAATGTCCTGGCAACTTTAGAGTGA
- a CDS encoding DUF7132 family protein: MKVLKEWDVKVKLVKTKRGAILHMIELEPGHFYLEQNPLKDSKYGVAYRKIKENFPEFYMFWEIKNNRYTGRLLAGAFLEKKEIDDFITLLAQTEDFKKFEEILEEIEELEE; encoded by the coding sequence ATGAAGGTTCTGAAGGAGTGGGACGTTAAGGTTAAGCTCGTGAAGACCAAGAGGGGAGCGATCCTCCACATGATAGAGCTTGAGCCGGGGCACTTCTACCTCGAGCAGAACCCTCTGAAGGATTCTAAGTATGGGGTTGCCTACAGGAAGATAAAGGAGAACTTCCCGGAGTTCTACATGTTCTGGGAGATAAAGAACAACCGCTACACCGGTAGGCTCCTAGCAGGGGCTTTCCTCGAAAAGAAGGAGATAGACGACTTTATAACACTGTTGGCACAGACTGAGGACTTCAAGAAGTTCGAGGAAATACTTGAGGAGATTGAAGAGCTTGAGGAGTGA
- the gcvH gene encoding glycine cleavage system protein GcvH, producing the protein MIEVGEYKVKEGLYYTKDHEWAQVLEDGTVLVGISDYAQKELGDLAYVELPEVGKEVSKGDVLCELESVKAVSEVYAPVSGEVIEVNEALEDSPELLNEDPYENWIAKIKPSNLEEELKELMDAETYAKYLESL; encoded by the coding sequence ATGATCGAGGTTGGCGAATACAAGGTCAAGGAGGGCCTTTATTACACCAAGGACCACGAATGGGCCCAAGTTCTTGAGGATGGAACTGTTCTCGTCGGAATAAGCGACTACGCCCAGAAGGAGCTCGGCGATTTGGCCTACGTCGAGCTTCCGGAGGTTGGGAAAGAGGTAAGCAAGGGCGACGTCCTCTGCGAGCTCGAGAGCGTTAAGGCCGTCAGCGAGGTCTACGCCCCGGTCAGCGGTGAAGTCATTGAGGTAAACGAAGCCCTTGAAGACAGCCCCGAGCTTCTCAACGAGGACCCCTACGAGAACTGGATTGCCAAGATTAAACCCAGCAACCTCGAGGAAGAACTAAAGGAGCTCATGGATGCCGAGACTTACGCCAAGTACCTCGAAAGCCTCTGA
- the rsmA gene encoding 16S rRNA (adenine(1518)-N(6)/adenine(1519)-N(6))-dimethyltransferase RsmA, with protein MRDRLFFLISKYNLRPNRDLGQNFLIVPDIIERNVDRAELSESDTVLEIGPGLGILTDELSKRAGKVFAIEKDPRIVEILKREYSWSNVEIIEGDAMKVEWPEFNKVVSNLPYQISSPVTFKLLNYEFEKAVLIYQLEFAERMVAKPGTRNYSRLSLMVRAKARAELVERIGRGAFWPKPKVDSAVVVLEPKPRSERVELNENLTKALFQHRRKKVYAALRDSRHMIGLDKETFRRNREIIQKVPHSEKRVYELSPLDVLDIQDYLLENGLLYEKGSQKKGKV; from the coding sequence ATGAGGGATCGCCTCTTCTTTCTAATTTCCAAATATAACTTGAGGCCAAACCGTGACCTGGGACAGAATTTTTTGATAGTCCCTGATATAATCGAGAGAAACGTTGATAGAGCGGAGCTCTCGGAGAGCGACACCGTCCTGGAAATTGGGCCAGGTTTGGGAATCCTTACCGACGAACTCAGCAAGCGCGCCGGTAAGGTCTTTGCAATAGAGAAAGACCCCAGGATCGTCGAGATACTCAAAAGGGAATACTCCTGGAGCAACGTTGAGATTATTGAAGGAGACGCAATGAAGGTGGAGTGGCCGGAATTTAACAAAGTGGTCTCGAATCTGCCCTACCAGATATCCTCGCCGGTCACGTTCAAACTCCTTAACTACGAGTTTGAGAAGGCGGTACTGATTTATCAGCTTGAGTTCGCCGAAAGAATGGTTGCCAAACCCGGAACCAGAAACTATTCCCGGCTTTCCCTCATGGTCAGGGCAAAGGCCAGAGCGGAGCTAGTCGAGAGAATCGGCAGGGGTGCCTTCTGGCCAAAACCGAAGGTGGATTCTGCAGTCGTGGTTCTCGAGCCAAAGCCCAGATCGGAGAGGGTAGAACTTAATGAAAACCTGACCAAAGCCCTTTTCCAGCACAGAAGGAAGAAAGTGTACGCTGCGCTAAGAGATTCGAGACACATGATCGGTCTGGACAAAGAGACCTTCCGCAGGAACAGGGAGATAATTCAAAAAGTTCCCCACTCTGAGAAGAGAGTTTACGAGCTTTCGCCGCTTGATGTCCTAGATATTCAGGACTACCTCCTTGAAAACGGCCTTCTCTATGAAAAAGGCAGCCAAAAAAAGGGAAAAGTTTAA
- a CDS encoding DUF655 domain-containing protein has translation MDSYRRHSYRESIHKKKHTKEYEEYAYVLDYLPEGYTDLSTGRRSGKPVAQVIGEKAFTLLEVTPKDDLMLYERVFIGKGERDKILMINKKISYDDLTATAKAELPYVVKEIVKNNEERFVKFFNIAPPITNRLHSLELLPGIGKKLMWEILEERQKEPFKSFEDLKHRVKGLHDPCEMIAKRVVEELQGKDRYYLFVGPRRLFRE, from the coding sequence ATGGACAGCTACAGGAGGCACTCCTACAGGGAGAGTATTCACAAAAAAAAGCATACAAAGGAGTATGAAGAGTACGCCTACGTACTTGATTACCTCCCAGAGGGTTATACTGACTTAAGCACGGGAAGAAGAAGCGGAAAACCCGTCGCTCAGGTTATAGGGGAAAAGGCATTTACATTACTTGAAGTCACGCCAAAGGACGACCTCATGCTCTACGAAAGGGTCTTCATTGGAAAGGGAGAGCGGGACAAGATACTCATGATAAACAAAAAGATATCATACGATGATCTTACCGCCACCGCAAAGGCCGAGCTCCCCTACGTCGTTAAGGAGATAGTGAAGAACAACGAGGAAAGGTTTGTCAAGTTCTTCAACATCGCTCCTCCAATAACGAACAGGCTCCACAGCCTTGAACTCCTGCCCGGAATAGGAAAGAAGCTCATGTGGGAGATCTTAGAGGAGAGACAAAAAGAGCCCTTCAAGAGCTTTGAAGACTTGAAGCACAGGGTAAAGGGCCTTCACGATCCATGCGAGATGATAGCAAAGAGGGTTGTGGAAGAGCTCCAGGGAAAGGATAGATACTATCTTTTCGTCGGCCCCAGGAGGCTATTCAGAGAATGA
- a CDS encoding RNA polymerase Rpb4 family protein, translated as MIGRKKLEEHYITLAEAKEILERRHAEGMEKGSEESMPYESRVSLEHAERFAKLNPEQARELKEKLMGLFDWIDERLAAKIVDLLPEDYFDVRVIFAKEEYMPSPEEAEEIVKLVDEYRPVE; from the coding sequence ATGATAGGCAGGAAAAAGCTGGAAGAGCACTACATAACGCTCGCAGAAGCCAAGGAGATACTGGAAAGACGACACGCTGAGGGGATGGAGAAAGGATCCGAGGAATCCATGCCCTACGAATCCAGGGTTAGTCTCGAACATGCAGAGCGCTTTGCAAAGCTTAATCCGGAGCAGGCCAGGGAGCTCAAGGAGAAGCTAATGGGTCTCTTCGACTGGATCGACGAGAGGCTTGCTGCAAAGATAGTCGATCTGCTTCCAGAGGATTACTTCGACGTACGTGTGATATTCGCCAAGGAAGAGTACATGCCCAGCCCGGAGGAGGCCGAGGAGATAGTAAAACTGGTTGATGAGTACAGACCGGTTGAATGA
- a CDS encoding 50S ribosomal protein L21e has product MVKKAHSFRKKTRGKLSKHPRRRGLPPLTRFLQEFEVGQKVHIVIEPSYHKGMPDPRFHGRTGTVVGKRGDAYIVQITDGGKVKTFFIHPVHLRPQKG; this is encoded by the coding sequence ATGGTTAAGAAGGCACACAGCTTCAGGAAAAAGACGAGGGGGAAGCTCAGCAAGCACCCCCGGAGGAGGGGCCTTCCTCCGCTCACCAGGTTCCTCCAGGAGTTTGAGGTCGGGCAGAAGGTTCACATCGTCATAGAGCCCAGCTACCACAAGGGTATGCCCGACCCGAGGTTCCACGGCAGGACCGGGACCGTCGTCGGAAAGCGCGGAGATGCCTATATCGTCCAGATAACCGACGGCGGGAAGGTCAAGACCTTCTTCATTCACCCGGTCCACCTCAGGCCCCAGAAGGGATGA
- a CDS encoding tRNA pseudouridine(54/55) synthase Pus10 codes for MIVETASEVLEKHKLCNHCLGRLFAKLGKGTNEERGKAIRFVLNMERSRKGLSPIGEPEECELCGNVFDRIPELVEKMKKASEGIEFDTFLVGSRFPEEVRRKEEALWEEFGIETGEPINREFNRELGKAFGVETGKDTSRNPDVVFIVEPYSGAIELQINPIYIYGRYRKLVRGIPQTPLPEFEDSVASIICRVVSRAFDGKCIFKGAGREDVDVRMLGNGRPFIVEVKRPKRRKVDLNKIAGEINASGKVEVLDLSFVSAKEAEEVLTKNHRKEYLALVFVKDGVTPEEAEEVARKLRGLEIHQRTPWRVRKARADKVRVKKVYEAQARWIDDTHFELHLVTDGGLYIKELISGDKGRTKPSVSDLLGKSAWCERLDVLNILDE; via the coding sequence ATGATCGTTGAAACGGCCAGTGAGGTCTTAGAGAAACATAAACTGTGCAACCACTGCCTTGGAAGGCTCTTTGCAAAGCTCGGGAAGGGAACCAACGAGGAACGGGGAAAAGCTATAAGGTTCGTTCTCAACATGGAGCGTTCCAGAAAAGGGTTGTCCCCCATCGGTGAGCCAGAGGAATGCGAGCTCTGTGGCAACGTCTTTGACAGGATTCCCGAGCTCGTTGAGAAAATGAAGAAAGCCTCCGAAGGAATTGAGTTCGATACCTTTCTCGTCGGCTCCCGTTTCCCGGAAGAGGTAAGGAGAAAAGAGGAAGCCCTTTGGGAGGAGTTTGGAATAGAGACGGGAGAACCTATAAACCGCGAATTCAACCGAGAACTGGGAAAAGCCTTCGGTGTTGAGACGGGCAAAGATACCTCCAGAAACCCGGACGTTGTCTTTATAGTTGAGCCATACTCGGGAGCAATCGAACTCCAGATAAATCCCATCTACATCTACGGCCGCTACAGAAAGCTCGTCCGCGGTATTCCTCAGACGCCCCTTCCGGAATTCGAGGACAGCGTTGCCTCGATAATCTGCCGCGTGGTATCAAGGGCTTTCGATGGAAAGTGCATCTTTAAAGGGGCCGGAAGGGAGGACGTTGATGTTCGCATGCTTGGCAACGGCAGGCCTTTCATAGTTGAAGTCAAAAGGCCGAAGAGGAGAAAGGTGGATCTGAACAAAATAGCAGGGGAAATAAACGCGAGCGGCAAAGTGGAGGTTTTAGACCTCAGCTTCGTCTCGGCAAAAGAGGCCGAGGAGGTTCTCACGAAGAACCACAGGAAGGAATATCTCGCGCTGGTTTTTGTAAAGGACGGAGTAACCCCTGAGGAGGCAGAAGAAGTTGCCAGAAAGCTTAGGGGCCTGGAAATTCACCAGAGAACACCATGGCGCGTTAGAAAGGCCAGAGCCGATAAAGTAAGGGTGAAAAAAGTTTACGAAGCTCAAGCCAGGTGGATTGACGATACACACTTTGAACTCCACCTCGTGACCGATGGGGGCCTTTACATCAAGGAACTCATCTCAGGGGATAAAGGCAGAACCAAGCCCAGCGTGAGCGATCTGCTCGGAAAATCCGCCTGGTGCGAGAGACTTGATGTTCTGAACATACTAGATGAGTAA
- a CDS encoding transcriptional regulator, with translation MATRRQRIISLLEERDYSPSELARLLDLRGKGATKAVLEDLKAIQRILKREGKVLLIKPAECKNCGFVFKPEIKIPTKCPRCKSEWIEEPRFKIEKK, from the coding sequence ATGGCGACTCGGAGGCAGCGCATAATAAGTCTTTTGGAGGAGAGGGATTATTCCCCCAGCGAGCTTGCAAGGCTACTTGATCTCAGGGGAAAAGGGGCAACTAAGGCAGTCCTTGAAGATCTGAAGGCAATCCAAAGAATACTTAAGAGGGAAGGAAAGGTTCTCCTTATAAAGCCCGCAGAGTGCAAAAATTGCGGCTTCGTGTTCAAGCCCGAGATAAAGATACCCACCAAGTGCCCCAGGTGTAAGTCGGAATGGATAGAAGAGCCAAGGTTTAAGATAGAGAAAAAGTAA
- a CDS encoding PRC-barrel domain-containing protein: MVMRLSKIYGKQIYNTRGNYVGYVDEVLIEIDEGRGRVIALALPGEKVGIPYERVLAIGDIILVKAKEE, translated from the coding sequence ATGGTCATGAGGCTCTCGAAGATTTACGGAAAACAGATATACAACACAAGGGGGAACTATGTTGGATACGTCGATGAGGTTCTAATCGAAATAGACGAGGGAAGGGGCAGAGTAATTGCTCTCGCGCTCCCCGGAGAGAAAGTAGGAATCCCCTATGAACGCGTTCTCGCTATAGGAGATATAATACTGGTCAAAGCAAAGGAGGAGTGA
- a CDS encoding DUF120 domain-containing protein: protein MDKTIVLVKLAEEGAIGEEKPISLRELARKLDTSPQTIFRVLERLENEGMIIRKVRGRRTYIELTEKAVSFLEELYDTLGKALYGGFLVGEVISGLGEGAYYVQIYRERIREYLGFDPYPGTLNVRLLFPRTVFDALYKVKPVLIPGFVKNGRTFGDVKAYRIRIDGLESAIVIPSRTVHPANVAEIIAPVKIREKLGLKDGDRVKITIV from the coding sequence ATGGACAAAACAATAGTGCTTGTGAAACTTGCTGAGGAAGGAGCAATAGGTGAGGAAAAGCCGATCTCTCTCAGAGAACTGGCCAGAAAACTCGACACTTCACCCCAGACAATTTTCAGGGTTTTAGAAAGGCTGGAAAATGAGGGAATGATAATACGAAAAGTCAGGGGCAGGAGAACTTACATTGAGCTAACCGAGAAGGCCGTAAGTTTTCTCGAGGAGCTCTACGATACCCTGGGAAAAGCCCTCTACGGGGGTTTTCTCGTTGGGGAAGTTATCTCTGGCCTCGGGGAGGGGGCTTACTACGTCCAAATCTACAGGGAGAGAATCAGGGAGTATCTGGGCTTTGACCCCTATCCCGGGACGCTGAACGTTAGGCTCCTGTTTCCGAGGACAGTTTTCGACGCCCTGTACAAAGTAAAGCCCGTCTTGATACCCGGCTTTGTTAAGAACGGCAGAACCTTTGGCGATGTAAAGGCTTATCGCATTCGGATTGATGGACTGGAGAGTGCAATAGTTATCCCGTCAAGAACGGTTCATCCTGCAAACGTGGCAGAAATAATTGCGCCCGTGAAAATCCGGGAAAAGCTAGGCTTAAAGGATGGAGACCGAGTTAAAATCACCATAGTCTGA
- a CDS encoding endonuclease V has protein sequence MDFEKIAQIQMKLAKRVVERPLDISTVKTVGGVDVSYKGGKARAAFVLCSFPECRFLKFRIVETEVTFPYVPTFFFLRETKPAIMAIGREKPGVLLVEGHGKAHPRGYGLASHIGLVLNIPTIGVAKKLLRGSPPGSWVKVGKAYVSVGHLVDLASAVEIVKALSPEGYPQPLKLADKLSKGACYGQNNSACETC, from the coding sequence ATGGATTTTGAAAAAATAGCCCAGATCCAGATGAAGCTCGCTAAGAGGGTTGTTGAGAGGCCCCTTGATATCAGCACCGTGAAAACCGTTGGTGGAGTCGATGTTTCATACAAAGGGGGAAAGGCAAGGGCGGCCTTTGTGCTATGCTCTTTTCCCGAATGCAGGTTTTTGAAGTTCAGGATAGTTGAGACTGAAGTTACCTTCCCCTATGTGCCGACTTTCTTCTTTCTCCGCGAAACCAAACCGGCCATAATGGCAATAGGCAGAGAAAAACCCGGCGTGCTCCTCGTTGAGGGGCATGGGAAGGCGCATCCAAGGGGCTACGGCCTGGCCTCTCACATCGGTCTCGTCCTGAATATTCCAACCATTGGCGTCGCGAAAAAACTCCTCAGGGGTTCTCCACCCGGTTCCTGGGTTAAGGTCGGAAAGGCCTATGTGAGCGTTGGACACCTTGTGGATCTGGCTTCGGCGGTGGAAATAGTTAAGGCTTTAAGCCCTGAGGGTTATCCCCAACCGCTCAAACTTGCGGACAAGCTCTCGAAGGGTGCCTGCTATGGACAAAACAATAGTGCTTGTGAAACTTGCTGA
- a CDS encoding translin family protein produces the protein MELREIVEGIKRALDEADAAREEALRITREVVRLSGDAVKAIHRDDLETARKRLENAQKLVEMLRESLKPYPMLYYSGYVQSAHQEFVEATLLLAYREGREFPSPWDLGVPEADYLLGLGDFIGELRRHFLLLLLRGEIGEAEGVYHFMEELYEELMTLEYPKGLVNIRTKQDQARHVLERTLEDLTRAKLNKELEEKLEAALKDGF, from the coding sequence ATGGAGCTGAGAGAAATTGTTGAGGGCATAAAAAGAGCTTTAGACGAGGCAGATGCCGCCAGGGAAGAGGCGCTGAGGATCACGCGGGAGGTAGTGAGGCTCAGCGGAGACGCAGTTAAGGCCATTCATAGGGATGACCTTGAAACGGCAAGGAAAAGGCTCGAAAACGCCCAAAAGCTGGTGGAAATGCTCAGGGAAAGCCTGAAACCGTACCCAATGCTCTACTACTCCGGCTACGTGCAGAGCGCCCATCAGGAGTTCGTCGAGGCTACCCTTTTGCTAGCTTATAGGGAAGGAAGGGAGTTCCCATCGCCCTGGGATCTGGGCGTTCCGGAGGCGGACTATCTGCTCGGCCTCGGGGATTTCATAGGCGAACTCAGGAGGCATTTTCTCCTGCTTCTCCTCAGGGGAGAAATCGGTGAGGCCGAAGGGGTGTATCATTTCATGGAAGAGCTGTACGAGGAGCTGATGACCCTTGAATACCCCAAGGGGCTGGTTAACATAAGGACGAAGCAGGATCAGGCAAGGCACGTCCTTGAAAGAACTCTCGAGGACTTGACCAGGGCAAAACTGAACAAAGAGCTCGAAGAAAAGCTGGAGGCGGCGCTGAAAGATGGATTTTGA